Proteins encoded in a region of the Onychostoma macrolepis isolate SWU-2019 chromosome 20, ASM1243209v1, whole genome shotgun sequence genome:
- the emilin1a gene encoding EMILIN-1-A gives MALYFVYLLTLLALILPGDIWGAGTYASRYTQHVDESRSVSAAQSGSKVTSRHRNWCAYVVTKTVSCVMEDGVETYVKPEYQRCAWGQCSHVVLYRTYRKPRYKVAYKTVTEMEWKCCYGYSGDDCSDGRGRTTGEEGRSDSDKIRQLEEQIQNLQSTLYNMNKKLHEESQREGISGGNNLADAAHPGMRETIHSIQSKLDMLDNMTQVHDRTLTSINNHLVGGNGIGNELDSRYGTLKEEILRELERRVTLSCSSCQTGVESIQRQQQEDRERIRALEKHISVMEQHHQQTVDLLKKELSHYQSCCDALSDLDRRLGAIERKVSSTAETYDILRGRLEKELRGSGNGNGGRGKALDEKLNSRLRELERRLNGTVRKTEQKCSHTETSMKEFVHREIGQIKNSVLSRNDDHGYRISTVEIDVQDLKRFINDHKNDLERLGNKTTDLDSGLKSAIHFCTETCVSKGSETADTVKSLEWKVVANEEDIKKFDTKLKDLSVSGDSLLDRIIDLSQDVEKIKDLTGHNGEHFNQIVTDVENMLRDCDVCNSIKEELSTIRNITSHTFNTFQRELTDLTRKVDSDEYACSLVCSNLQEEVGKLKEEVEKCTGQCMISMADHERNMDNQNTLTRKLGKDLRSIQGELTGVIQTFSSINDTLKGLRNTIQGHENTISGLDSSKERIYSELDQIQDDLNKHKVDSKVRFNGISSFNSNLMIEMGECKLSREGLDKRLSKMEDVCGRLDSLSVNLQTIKDGLSKHISGLWTCVNDLNSTVISHGEAINSIQNVHLEDIHAKMNNLNSSILHVLKEFQSFTEEDFTGPHGPPGPQGEKGSKGPPGPQGPPGREGPQGKVGPIGPPGLRGEQGLPGEDANVPRLSFSAALTRPQTNAGTIVFNKVFVNERKAYNPKTGMFTAPVKGRYFFSAVLTGHKNVKIEAVLSKSNYGIARGDSAGYQPEGLEKPMAEARHTPGSLVIFNIILPLEKGDTVCIDLVTGKLAHSVEPLTIFSGMLLYEETDRL, from the exons ATGGCACTATATTTTGTTTACTTATTGACTCTATTGGCGCTGATTTTGCCTGGAGATATTTGGGGAGCAGGAACGTACGCGTCACGATACACTCAACATGTGGATGAGAGTCGGTCTGTATCAGCTGCACAGAGTGGATCTAAGGTGACCAGCAGACACAG GAACTGGTGTGCCTACGTAGTAACAAAGACTGTAAGCTGTGTAATGGAAGATGGAGTGGAGACGTATGTGAAACCTGAATACCAGCGTTGTGCTTGGGGCCAATGTTCCCATGTGGTTTT GTATCGGACCTATAGAAAACCACGGTACAAGGTTGCCTATAAAACGGTCACAGAGATGGAATGGAAGTGCTGTTATGGCTACTCAGGAGATGATTGCAGTGATGGCAGGGGCAGAACTACTGGTGAAGAAG GGAGGAGTGACAGCGATAAGATTAGACAACTTGAGGAACAAATTCAAAATCTCCAGTCAACCTTATACAACATGAATAAGAAATTACACGAGGAATCTCAAAGAGAAGGAATCAGTGGAGGTAACAATCTGGCTGACGCAGCCCACCCAGGGATGAGGGAGACCATTCACAGCATCCAGTCCAAGCTGGACATGCTGGACAACATGACACAGGTCCATGACAGAACCCTCACAAGCATAAACAACCACCTCGTGGGTGGCAATGGAATTGGAAATGAGTTGGACAGTCGCTATGGCACACTTAAAGAGGAGATTCTCAGGGAGCTGGAAAGGCGGGTGACACTGTCTTGTTCGTCATGTCAAACCGGAGTGGAGAGCATTCAAAGGCAACAGCAGGAAGACAGAGAGAGGATCAGAGCTCTGGAGAAGCACATCAGTGTGATGGAGCAGCACCACCAACAAACTGTTGATTTGCTGAAGAAGGAACTATCACACTATCAGAGTTGCTGTGATGCCCTGAGCGATCTGGACAGGAGGCTTGGTGCCATTGAGAGGAAGGTCAGTTCAACTGCAGAGACGTATGATATCCTTAGAGGACGTCTTGAGAAAGAGTTGAGGGGGTCAGGCAATGGCAATGGCGGTCGGGGAAAAGCGCTTGATGAAAAACTAAACAGCCGTCTTAGAGAACTGGAGAGAAGACTGAATGGGACTGTGAGAAAAACCGAGCAAAAATGCTCCCATACCGAGACAAGTATGAAGGAGTTTGTCCACCGAGAGATCGGCCAGATAAAGAACTCTGTCCTCAGTCGAAACGATGATCATGGTTATAGAATATCTACCGTGGAGATTGATGTCCAAGACTTGAAACGTTTCATTAACGACCACAAAAATGATCTGGAACGGTTAGGGAACAAAACAACTGATCTCGACAGCGGGCTTAAGTCAGCGATTCATTTCTGCACAGAGACGTGCGTTTCAAAAGGGAGTGAGACAGCAGATACTGTGAAAAGCCTGGAATGGAAGGTTGTTGCCAATGAGGAGGACATTAAGAAGTTTGACACCAAACTAAAGGATTTAAGTGTGTCTGGTGACTCCTTATTGGACCGTATTATAGATCTCAGCCAAGACGTTGAAAAAATTAAGGATCTGACAGGACATAATGGAGAGCACTTTAACCAAATTGTCACCGATGTGGAGAATATGTTACGTGATTGTGACGTGTGCAATTCGATAAAGGAAGAACTTAGTACAATAAGAAACATAACCAGCCATACTTTTAACACGTTCCAGAGAGAACTTACAGATTTAACCAGAAAAGTAGATTCAGATGAGTATGCTTGCTCGCTGGTATGCTCAAACCTCCAGGAGGAAGTGGGCAAACTGAAAGAAGAGGTTGAGAAATGCACAGGCCAATGCATGATCAGCATGGCTGACCATGAGAGGAACATGGATAATCAAAATACCCTAACTCGCAAGCTTGGCAAAGACCTCAGGTCCATTCAGGGTGAGCTCACAGGGGTAATCCAAACGTTCAGCTCCATCAATGACACTCTGAAAGGCCTCAGGAACACCATACAGGGGCATGAAAACACTATTTCTGGTCTGGACTCGTCTAAGGAAAGAATTTACTCTGAATTAGATCAGATTCAGGATGATTTGAACAAGCACAAAGTAGACAGTAAAGTGCGTTTCAATGGCATCAGTAGCTTTAACAGCAATTTGATGATTGAAATGGGAGAATGCAAACTTTCTCGAGAAGGGCTGGATAAGAGGCTCTCGAAGATGGAGGATGTCTGCGGTAGACTGGATTCCTTGTCAGTAAACCTTCAGACAATCAAAGATGGCCTGAGCAAACACATTTCTGGGCTTTGGACATGTGTTAATGACCTAAACTCCACAGTTATCTCTCACGGTGAAGCCATCAACAGCATTCAGAATGTTCACTTAGAGGACATTCATGCCAAAATGAACAACCTCAACTCTTCCATACTGCATGTTCTCAAGGAGTTCCAGAGCTTCACTGAAGAGGACTTCACTG GACCTCATGGACCACCAGGTCCTCAGGGAGAGAAAGGATCCAAAGGACCACCTGGGCCTCAAGGACCCCCAGGCAGAGAAGGACCACAAGGGAAAGTAGGGCCAATAGGACCCCCCG GCCTCAGAGGTGAACAAG GACTTCCTGGAGAGGATGCAAACGTCCCAAGACTGTCATTCTCAGCAGCACTCACACGACCGCAAACCAATGCAGGCACTATTGTCTTCAACAAGGTCTTTGTCAATGAAAGAAAGGCCTACAATCCAAAGACAG GTATGTTCACTGCACCTGTGAAGGGGCGATACTTCTTCAGTGCAGTCCTGACAGGTCACAAGAATGTCAAGATCGAGGCAGTCTTGTCTAAATCCAATTATGGAATTGCCCGCGGAGATTCAGCTGGATATCAGCCTGAGGGTCTTGAGAAACCCATGGCAGAGGCACGGCACACTCCTGGCTCCTTGGTCATCTTCAACATCATACTTCCTCTGGAGAAGGGAGATACTGTCTGCATTGACCTGGTCACAGGTAAACTTGCCCACTCTGTGGAGCCCCTTACGATCTTCAGCGGGATGTTGCTCTATGAGGAAACAGACAGATTGTAA